A region from the Chloroflexota bacterium genome encodes:
- a CDS encoding zinc-binding dehydrogenase, translating to MKGVYFPGERTVELRDFADPEPGPREVLVQMKASGMCGSDLSGYRAPKAVRAQRPPNVAGHEPCGVVVARGSQVSENAAPIGQRVMIYHYSGCEKCKMCQIGYYQMCPFEAKVYGGMYDGGHAPYMKVQPYMLVPLPDELTFEEGASVSCGTGTAYMAVKRLAVSGRDTLAIYGQGPVGLSATMLAKAMGARVIAVDVGSERLQLARDFGADEVVDASEVDPVKTIYDLTNGWGAEAALDCTGNATARANTVRSTQNWGRACFVGEGGEVHLNPTPDIIHRQITLYGSWTFNPVGQAECARFVVDRKVPLGKLLTHRFKLEEAEAAYKLFDTQTTGKGVFLFD from the coding sequence ATGAAGGGTGTGTACTTCCCTGGTGAGCGCACCGTCGAGCTGCGCGACTTCGCCGATCCTGAACCGGGGCCACGCGAAGTCCTGGTGCAGATGAAAGCCTCAGGCATGTGCGGCAGCGACCTGTCCGGCTACCGCGCACCGAAGGCGGTCCGCGCGCAGCGCCCCCCGAACGTGGCCGGCCACGAGCCGTGCGGCGTGGTGGTGGCGCGCGGCTCACAGGTGTCCGAGAACGCGGCGCCGATTGGCCAGCGGGTGATGATCTATCACTACAGCGGCTGCGAGAAGTGCAAGATGTGCCAGATCGGGTACTACCAGATGTGCCCGTTCGAGGCGAAGGTGTACGGCGGCATGTACGACGGCGGCCACGCGCCGTACATGAAGGTCCAGCCGTACATGCTGGTGCCGTTGCCGGACGAGCTGACCTTCGAGGAGGGGGCGTCGGTCTCGTGCGGCACGGGCACGGCGTATATGGCGGTGAAGCGGCTGGCCGTCTCCGGCCGGGACACGCTGGCGATCTACGGCCAGGGACCGGTCGGCCTGAGCGCCACGATGCTGGCGAAGGCGATGGGTGCGCGGGTCATCGCCGTGGACGTGGGCAGCGAGCGGCTGCAACTGGCGCGGGACTTTGGCGCGGATGAGGTGGTGGACGCCAGCGAGGTCGATCCGGTCAAGACGATCTACGACCTGACGAACGGCTGGGGCGCTGAGGCGGCGCTGGACTGCACCGGCAACGCCACGGCCCGTGCGAACACGGTCCGCAGCACCCAGAACTGGGGCCGCGCCTGCTTCGTGGGCGAGGGCGGCGAGGTCCATCTCAACCCGACCCCGGACATCATCCACCGCCAGATCACGCTGTACGGCTCGTGGACGTTCAACCCGGTCGGGCAGGCCGAGTGCGCGCGGTTCGTGGTGGACCGCAAGGTGCCGCT
- a CDS encoding NIPSNAP family protein: MAFFELRQYRMRPGQRDAWVKLMEEEIVPFQTSKGMVIAGMWTGEEDKDLYVWIRRFESEEERERLYEAVYQSDTWKNVIGPRVGELIDREQIKVTRLEATPKSVIR, translated from the coding sequence ATGGCATTCTTCGAGCTTCGTCAGTACCGAATGCGCCCCGGCCAGCGGGACGCCTGGGTCAAGCTGATGGAAGAAGAGATCGTGCCGTTCCAGACCTCGAAGGGGATGGTCATCGCCGGGATGTGGACCGGCGAGGAGGACAAGGATCTGTACGTCTGGATTCGCCGCTTCGAGAGCGAGGAGGAGCGCGAGCGGCTGTACGAGGCGGTGTACCAGAGCGACACCTGGAAGAACGTCATCGGGCCGCGCGTCGGCGAGCTGATCGACCGCGAGCAGATCAAGGTGACGCGCCTGGAGGCGACGCCCAAGTCGGTGATCCGGTAG